In Mastomys coucha isolate ucsf_1 unplaced genomic scaffold, UCSF_Mcou_1 pScaffold5, whole genome shotgun sequence, one genomic interval encodes:
- the LOC116079264 gene encoding vomeronasal type-1 receptor 4-like — MESRNLAIGIVLSLQSVIGILGNFSFLFHYLLLYYNEGTLKTIDLILTHVFTANSLIIFSKGMLQITGAFEWNQLFNDTGCILILYVLRLGRSMSTYTTCLVSVFQAITISPWKSCWKDLIGKIRKFMVFFISFCWVLHMVVNMIFPIYPSTRKKTKNITQKRKFEFCSSFPGRNNIVESLYVAFWVFPEVLLSVVLVISSSSMIVILYGHKKKVQHIRSSHASPRNSPESRATQNILVLVCTFLTFYTLSSILQGCIAFSQNPSWWLVNITAIISMCFPTVGPFVMSHDIILSRFCLY; from the coding sequence ATGGAGTCAAGGAACTTGGCAATAGGAATAGTGCTCTCACTTCAGAGTGTAATTGGAATTCTGGgaaacttctcttttcttttccactatctaCTCCTTTACTACAATGAAGGTACGTTAAAGACCATAGACTTGATTCTTACACATGTGTTCACAGCCAACTCTTTGATCATTTTCTCCAAAGGAATGCTGCAGATAACGGGAGCTTTTGAGTGGAATCAGTTGTTCAATGATACTGGATgcatacttattttatatgttctCAGACTTGGCAGGAGTATGTCTACCTACACCACCTGTCTTGTGAGTGTCTTTCAGGCTATCACCATCAGCCCCTGGAAATCCTGTTGGAAGGATCTCATAGGCAAAATTCGAAAGttcatggttttctttatttcattctgcTGGGTCCTACACATGGTGGTGAATATGATTTTTCCTATATATCCATCCAccaggaagaagacaaaaaatattacacaaaaaagaaaatttgaattcTGTTCCTCTTTTCCAGGTCGTAATAATATAGTAGAATCATTATATGTAGCATTTTGGGTGTTTCCAGAAGTCTTGCTTTCTGTAGTCCTGGTCATTTCCAGCAGCTCCATGATTGTCATACTCTATGGACACAAGAAGAAAGTTCAACATATACGCAGTTCTCATGCGTCTCCCAGAAACTCTCCTGAGTCCAGAGCCACCCAGAACATTCTAGTCCTGGTGTGTACATTTCTCACTTTTTATACACTATCTTCCATCTTACAAGGCTGCATTGCCTTTTCTCAGAATCCTAGTTGGTGGCTAGTCAATATCACAGCTATCATTTCTATGTGCTTTCCTACTGTAGGCCCCTTTGTCATGAGCCATGATATCATTCTTTCCAGATTCTGTTTATATTAG